One genomic region from Solwaraspora sp. WMMD792 encodes:
- the tnpA gene encoding IS200/IS605 family transposase translates to MAEVEDVRTGRHRVFAMHVHLVFVTKFRHTVFADRHLTRMEQIMRDVCTDFEAELVEFNGGHNHVHLLVDHPPKVAVARLVNSLKGVPSRRPRQEFPDLARHYHRANKLWSGSYFAGSVGGAPPSIVTQYIEQETGQVRALLGPWRPSQRGPSPPA, encoded by the coding sequence ATGGCAGAAGTCGAAGACGTCCGTACCGGCAGGCACCGTGTCTTCGCGATGCATGTTCACTTGGTTTTCGTGACGAAGTTCCGGCACACGGTGTTCGCCGACCGGCACCTGACCCGCATGGAACAGATCATGCGGGACGTATGCACGGACTTCGAGGCCGAACTGGTCGAGTTCAACGGCGGCCACAACCATGTCCACCTGCTGGTCGACCACCCACCCAAAGTCGCCGTGGCCCGCCTGGTCAACTCACTCAAGGGCGTCCCGTCGCGCCGCCCGCGGCAGGAGTTCCCCGACCTCGCACGCCACTACCACCGGGCCAACAAGCTCTGGTCGGGCTCGTACTTCGCCGGCTCCGTCGGCGGCGCACCACCAAGCATCGTGACGCAGTACATCGAGCAGGAAACCGGCCAGGTTAGAGCACTGCTCGGACCCTGGCGGCCCTCCCAGCGCGGGCCTTCACCCCCGGCCTGA
- a CDS encoding cellulose binding domain-containing protein codes for MRSRPKIAAVLATVIVPVAAVTVALGATPAGAAVGGSGPYPADYETAASLANHTIFRPQNLPAERLPILVWGNGGCSANGLSQGNFLREIASHGFLAIANGAPNGSGSTTSQMLTQSIDWAVAENSRPGSKYYGKLDTTKVAVAGFSCGGLEAYAVSNDPRVTTTGIFSSGLLNDADDYQLRRLTKPIAYFIGGPSDIAYPNAIDDWGKLPAGLPAFMGNLNVGHGGTYDQPNGGEFGRVAVLYLKWRLKGDTTAGANFVGADCGLCRSQWSVQQKNLTLDGDPPPTTPPPTVAPTTAPPTVPPTTPPPTGAPACTAAYTVQDQWNSGFVATVTVTAASTPLTGWRVTLNLPSGASVSSMWNGVASGTSGTVTVTNQSYNGRLAAGQSTSFGFQGSGNGSGATVTCAGT; via the coding sequence ATGCGAAGTAGACCGAAGATCGCCGCTGTCCTGGCGACCGTCATCGTCCCGGTCGCCGCCGTGACCGTCGCGCTCGGCGCGACACCGGCCGGTGCCGCGGTCGGCGGCTCCGGCCCCTACCCCGCCGACTACGAAACCGCGGCCAGCCTGGCAAACCACACCATCTTCCGACCCCAGAACCTCCCGGCCGAGCGCCTTCCGATCCTCGTCTGGGGCAACGGCGGCTGCTCGGCCAACGGCCTCTCGCAGGGCAACTTCCTCCGCGAGATCGCCTCCCACGGCTTCCTCGCCATCGCCAACGGCGCCCCGAACGGGTCCGGCTCCACCACCTCCCAGATGCTCACCCAGTCCATCGACTGGGCCGTCGCGGAGAACTCCCGGCCGGGCAGCAAGTACTACGGCAAGCTCGACACGACAAAGGTCGCCGTGGCGGGCTTCTCCTGTGGCGGATTGGAGGCCTACGCCGTCTCCAACGACCCGCGCGTCACCACCACCGGCATCTTCAGCAGCGGTCTGCTGAACGACGCCGACGACTACCAGCTCAGGAGACTGACCAAGCCGATCGCCTACTTCATCGGCGGGCCCAGCGACATCGCGTACCCGAACGCCATCGACGACTGGGGCAAGCTGCCGGCCGGGTTGCCCGCCTTCATGGGCAACCTCAACGTCGGGCACGGCGGCACCTACGACCAGCCCAACGGCGGCGAGTTCGGTCGGGTAGCGGTGCTCTACCTCAAGTGGCGGCTCAAGGGCGACACCACCGCCGGCGCCAACTTCGTCGGTGCCGACTGCGGCCTGTGCCGCAGCCAGTGGAGCGTCCAGCAGAAGAACCTGACGCTCGACGGCGACCCGCCACCCACCACTCCGCCGCCGACCGTGGCGCCCACCACTGCGCCGCCGACGGTGCCGCCGACCACCCCGCCGCCCACCGGCGCCCCCGCCTGCACCGCCGCCTACACGGTGCAGGACCAGTGGAACAGTGGCTTCGTCGCGACCGTCACCGTGACCGCCGCAAGCACCCCGCTCACCGGCTGGCGGGTCACCCTCAACCTGCCGAGCGGAGCGTCGGTCAGTTCGATGTGGAACGGCGTCGCCAGTGGCACCAGCGGCACCGTTACCGTCACCAACCAGAGCTACAACGGCCGGCTGGCCGCCGGCCAGAGCACCAGTTTCGGATTCCAGGGCAGCGGAAACGGCAGCGGCGCCACCGTCACCTGCGCCGGGACCTGA
- a CDS encoding PaaX family transcriptional regulator C-terminal domain-containing protein: MNAEEPADDLRIPRAQAGSSPQHLLATLLGEYLDSSDADLPSAAVIAILAEFGVSESSARAALSRLVKRGLIATRGTGRPPVYHLTPAAIARHRSRMRHFLSFGARPPQWSGQWLMVSFSIPSSGQASRHAVRRALSALRFVGLYDSVWIRPGSDAEPVKRALSELLRQVTGARWSVMHVRFDEEAGPHGPAGAYDLAGLAAAYSSFIARFAPLRTAVRNGQVDAVSALVARTSAMDSWRRFPDTDPDLPAHLLPDPWPRQQAREIFLDIHSALGSLAQARLVEVVTPYWPDAASWITHFQASRDSDRAIH, translated from the coding sequence GTGAACGCCGAGGAACCCGCCGACGACCTTCGAATCCCCCGCGCACAGGCCGGCTCGAGCCCACAGCATCTGCTGGCGACCCTGCTCGGTGAGTATCTCGACTCATCGGACGCCGATCTGCCGTCGGCGGCGGTCATTGCCATTCTGGCCGAGTTCGGGGTCAGCGAGTCCAGCGCCCGTGCGGCGTTGTCCCGGCTGGTCAAGCGGGGACTCATCGCGACCCGGGGGACCGGGCGGCCACCGGTCTACCATCTCACGCCCGCCGCGATCGCCCGGCACCGTTCGCGGATGCGGCACTTCCTGAGCTTCGGCGCCCGTCCGCCCCAGTGGTCCGGCCAGTGGCTGATGGTGTCCTTCTCGATTCCGAGCTCCGGCCAGGCGTCGCGGCACGCGGTACGCAGGGCGTTGAGCGCGCTGCGTTTCGTGGGCCTGTACGACAGCGTCTGGATCCGGCCGGGATCCGACGCCGAGCCGGTGAAGCGGGCACTGAGCGAACTGCTGCGCCAGGTGACCGGTGCCCGGTGGTCGGTCATGCATGTCCGGTTCGACGAGGAGGCGGGGCCGCACGGCCCGGCCGGCGCGTACGACCTGGCCGGGCTGGCCGCCGCGTACTCGAGCTTCATCGCGCGGTTCGCGCCGCTGCGCACCGCCGTGCGCAACGGGCAGGTGGATGCGGTCAGTGCCCTGGTGGCCCGGACCTCCGCCATGGACTCCTGGCGGAGGTTCCCCGACACCGATCCGGATCTGCCCGCGCATCTGCTGCCGGATCCCTGGCCCCGGCAGCAGGCCAGGGAGATCTTCCTGGACATCCACTCGGCGCTCGGTTCGCTCGCGCAGGCCCGGCTCGTCGAGGTGGTGACGCCGTACTGGCCGGATGCCGCCTCGTGGATCACCCACTTCCAGGCATCGAGGGACTCCGACCGGGCGATCCATTGA
- a CDS encoding VOC family protein: MRIGHVVVPAGDLAAQVDFYTRLGLTVRFRDGDRYVALTDGTVTIGLADGSQQPVAGRTLLSVEVDDLDSCLAELAAAGASVGDPVPGPHERRSVVVDPGGVPVVVYERRA; the protein is encoded by the coding sequence ATGAGGATCGGCCACGTTGTCGTTCCGGCCGGGGACCTGGCCGCCCAGGTCGACTTCTACACCCGGCTCGGACTGACGGTGCGGTTCCGCGACGGTGACCGGTACGTCGCGCTCACCGACGGGACGGTGACCATCGGCCTGGCCGACGGATCGCAGCAGCCCGTCGCCGGCCGCACCCTGCTCAGCGTCGAGGTCGACGACCTGGACAGCTGCCTCGCCGAGCTGGCTGCGGCCGGCGCGTCGGTCGGGGATCCCGTGCCGGGCCCGCATGAGCGGCGGTCGGTGGTTGTCGACCCGGGCGGCGTCCCGGTCGTCGTCTACGAACGACGGGCCTGA
- a CDS encoding LLM class flavin-dependent oxidoreductase: protein MKFGILLDHQYDLGDDLQRRIGETVEYVQHIRDLGYDSVFGIHHYLSSLATPQPMPLLSRLVEHSGSMQIGTGILILPLGHPVHWAEEIATIDQMSGGRFVLGIGSGYRDAEFASFGIDRRTRVSRMNEALAVMQRLWTGEPVHHEGRHFTLDGVRCSVLPRQRPHPPIWVGANGPTGIARIARQGLPWLAPSNVRRNWAIGNLTEYREQRRAAGFDDEDAVFPIHRDLCVADSADAAHAIAGDAVRRSYGEYVQYGMDYFESQWEAIKEKALFFGSPDDIAAKISDFAAAGFNHFVFRAQWLGLPIERSVEIVERFAHEVMPRFRR from the coding sequence GTGAAGTTCGGCATCCTCCTGGATCACCAGTACGACCTCGGCGACGACCTGCAGCGGCGGATCGGTGAGACGGTCGAGTACGTCCAGCACATCCGCGACCTGGGCTACGACTCGGTGTTCGGTATCCACCACTACCTGTCGTCGCTTGCCACACCCCAGCCGATGCCGCTGCTGAGCCGGCTCGTCGAGCACTCCGGCAGCATGCAGATCGGCACCGGCATCCTCATCCTGCCCCTCGGACATCCGGTGCACTGGGCGGAGGAGATCGCCACCATCGACCAGATGTCCGGTGGTCGGTTCGTCCTGGGCATCGGCTCCGGCTACCGCGACGCCGAGTTCGCCTCGTTCGGCATCGACCGGCGTACCCGGGTGTCGCGGATGAACGAGGCGCTGGCGGTGATGCAGCGGTTGTGGACCGGTGAGCCCGTCCACCACGAGGGGCGGCACTTCACCCTCGACGGGGTGCGGTGCAGCGTACTACCGCGGCAACGGCCGCACCCGCCGATCTGGGTCGGTGCCAACGGCCCGACCGGCATCGCCCGGATCGCCCGTCAGGGACTGCCGTGGCTCGCCCCGTCCAACGTGCGGCGCAACTGGGCGATCGGAAACCTGACCGAGTACCGGGAACAGCGCCGGGCGGCTGGGTTCGACGACGAGGACGCCGTGTTTCCGATCCACCGGGACCTGTGCGTCGCGGACTCCGCCGACGCCGCGCACGCGATCGCCGGCGACGCGGTCCGGCGGTCCTACGGCGAGTACGTCCAGTACGGCATGGACTACTTCGAGTCCCAGTGGGAGGCGATCAAGGAGAAGGCGCTCTTCTTCGGCTCTCCCGACGACATCGCCGCGAAGATCTCCGACTTCGCCGCCGCCGGCTTCAACCACTTCGTCTTCCGTGCCCAGTGGCTCGGGTTGCCGATCGAGCGGTCCGTCGAGATTGTCGAACGGTTCGCCCACGAGGTGATGCCGAGGTTCCGGCGATGA
- a CDS encoding enoyl-CoA hydratase/isomerase family protein, which yields MKKTEAELLEHQWDVENMEVDPEVLAKYVRYDVDEQRSVATITFDRPERLNAIPVAAFERVGDLVRQAETDDRVKVIVFTGEGEHFGTGADAAELGHYIGYRTGTDKAARRRPAQRQRILPDRNVLSSGFTRPIIESLKATICQVQGYCYGGHFQIALSADIVIASPDARFTHPAFRYLGPAPQDMYHWIEKVGLTTMKDVMLTMRAIGAEEGERKGLVTKVVERDELQRWVDDYADAIAVMPLDSLMMGKSMMQLVMEARGKGLGAMTGWVGHGWATNVSFDEGDWNFLKERREKGVGQALADRDRLVAPYFRLSDTRSREK from the coding sequence GTGAAGAAGACCGAAGCCGAACTTCTGGAACACCAGTGGGACGTCGAGAACATGGAGGTCGACCCCGAGGTCCTGGCGAAGTACGTCCGGTACGACGTCGACGAGCAGCGGTCGGTGGCCACCATCACCTTCGACCGTCCCGAGCGGCTCAACGCCATTCCGGTGGCCGCCTTCGAACGCGTCGGTGACCTGGTCCGCCAGGCCGAGACCGACGACCGGGTCAAGGTCATTGTCTTCACCGGCGAAGGCGAACACTTCGGTACCGGCGCGGACGCCGCCGAACTCGGCCACTACATCGGCTACCGGACCGGCACCGACAAGGCGGCGCGGCGGCGGCCGGCGCAGCGGCAACGCATCCTGCCCGACCGAAACGTGCTGAGTTCCGGCTTCACCCGCCCGATCATCGAGTCGCTCAAGGCGACCATCTGCCAGGTGCAGGGGTACTGCTACGGCGGCCACTTCCAGATCGCGCTGTCGGCCGACATCGTCATCGCCAGCCCTGACGCCCGGTTCACCCATCCGGCGTTCCGTTACCTCGGTCCCGCCCCACAGGACATGTACCACTGGATCGAAAAGGTCGGCCTGACCACGATGAAGGACGTCATGCTGACCATGCGGGCCATCGGCGCCGAGGAGGGCGAACGCAAGGGCCTGGTCACCAAGGTCGTCGAGCGTGACGAACTGCAGCGGTGGGTCGACGACTACGCCGACGCGATCGCGGTCATGCCGCTGGACTCGCTGATGATGGGCAAGTCGATGATGCAACTGGTGATGGAGGCCCGGGGCAAGGGCCTCGGTGCGATGACCGGCTGGGTCGGGCACGGCTGGGCGACCAACGTGAGCTTCGACGAAGGGGACTGGAACTTCCTCAAGGAACGCCGGGAAAAGGGCGTCGGCCAGGCGCTGGCCGACCGGGACCGGCTGGTCGCACCGTACTTCCGGCTCAGCGACACCCGGTCGCGTGAGAAGTAG